A genomic stretch from Lolium rigidum isolate FL_2022 unplaced genomic scaffold, APGP_CSIRO_Lrig_0.1 contig_17646_1, whole genome shotgun sequence includes:
- the LOC124680493 gene encoding citrate-binding protein-like, with the protein MAPHALSWICVSFLVLLACSSCLAARGARAPKTADPTDGFKAVSLDESNFELQRPYDETSGSRYSFDGTVRKLWVLSSDKPHTRQSHTSPRTEIRMTGYDYNTGVWQFEGYGYVPSGTSGVSIMQVFGGGETATTLMLHVIDGALHYYDRQIVEDNIYNRWFKLNVVHDVEASMLTVFIDGKEKLHVSGRGGESHYFKFGVYAQNHDSSFMESRWKGVRILKKD; encoded by the exons ATGGCTCCTCACGCTTTGTCTTGGATTTGTGTGTCTTTCCTTGTCTTGTTGGCATGTTCATCATGCCTTGCAGCGAGGGGAGCACGGGCGCCAAAAACCGCCGACCCGACAGATGGGTTTAAAGCAGTGAGTCTCGATGAGAGTAATTTTGAGCTTCAGCGTCCATACGATGAGACGAGTGGATCACGGTATAGCTTTGACGGCACCGTACGGAAACTATGGGTGCTCTCCTCCGACAAGCCTCACACCCGCCAAAGCCACACCAGCCCAAGAACAGAGATCAGGATGACA GGCTACGACTACAACACGGGTGTGTGGCAGTTCGAGGGCTATGGCTACGTCCCCTCAGGCACATCAGGTGTATCCATCATGCAGGTGTTTGGAGGAGGTGAGACGGCAACCACGCTCATGCTACACGTCATAGACGGTGCACTGCATTACTATGACAGGCAGATTGTCGAGGATAACATCTACAACCGCTGGTTTAAGCTGAATGTGGTCCATGACGTTGAAGCGTCTATGCTCACCGTTTTCATTGATGGCAAGGAGAAGCTGCATGTGTCTGGCCGCGGTGGCGAGTCGCACTACTTCAAGTTTGGAGTGTATGCCCAGAACCACGACTCCAGCTTCATGGAATCCCGCTGGAAGGGTGTCAGGATCCTCAAGAAAGATTAG
- the LOC124680496 gene encoding citrate-binding protein-like, whose protein sequence is MAPQALSWICVSLLVLLACSSSVAARGTRTPKTTDPTYGFKAVSLDESNFELQRPYDESSGSRYSFDGTVRKLWVLSSDKPHTRQSHTSPRTEIRMTGYDYSSGVWQFEGYGYVPSGTSGVSIMQVFGGGETATTLMLHVINGALRYYDRQVVEDNIYDRWFKLNVVHDVEASRLTVFIDGKEKLHVSGRGGDSHYFKFGVYAQNHDSSFMESRWKGVRILKKD, encoded by the exons ATGGCTCCTCAAGCTCTGTCTTGGATTTGTGTGTCTCTGCTTGTCTTGTTAGCATGTTCATCATCCGTTGCAGCGAGGGGCACACGGACGCCCAAAACCACCGACCCAACGTATGGGTTTAAAGCTGTGAGTCTCGATGAGAGTAATTTTGAGCTGCAGCGTCCGTACGACGAGTCGAGTGGATCCCGATATAGCTTTGACGGCACTGTGCGGAAGCTATGGGTGCTCTCATCTGACAAGCCCCACACCCGCCAAAGCCACACCAGCCCAAGAACAGAGATTAGGATGACA GGGTATGACTACAGCTCTGGCGTGTGGCAGTTCGAGGGCTACGGCTATGTCCCCTCTGGCACATCGGGGGTGTCTATCATGCAGGTGTTTGGAGGCGGTGAGACGGCAACTACGCTCATGCTGCACGTCATAAATGGTGCACTGCGGTACTATGACAGACAGGTTGTTGAGGATAACATCTATGACCGATGGTTTAAACTGAATGTGGTCCATGACGTCGAAGCGTCCAGGCTCACTGTGTTCATTGATGGCAAGGAGAAGTTGCATGTGTCTGGCCGCGGCGGGGACTCGCACTACTTCAAGTTTGGAGTGTATGCCCAAAACCATGACTCCAGCTTCATGGAATCTCGCTGGAAGGGTGTCAGGATCCTGAAGAAAGATTAG